One window of the Clostridium sp. MB40-C1 genome contains the following:
- a CDS encoding magnesium transporter CorA family protein, producing MISIYKSTNEATPKLLPLDSIEPGCWINMIAPSEQEILFVSKKTGVPVEFLKSALDEEESSRIDIEDNNILMILDIPFTEMEENSLTYDTYPLAIIHTEKEIITICLKNSKLLNDFVEANIRTFYTFKRSRFILQVLYRVSSYFLVCLRQIDKKSWMIQKQLHKSMSNKVLMQLLSLQNSLVYFSTSLKSNEITLEKMIKLEIMQKYEEDKELLEDVIIENKQAIEMTNMYTHILSATMDASANVISNNLNLVMKLLATVTIVISIPNIFSGIFGMNVKGLPFSELPPGSGFLIVMSLILTTTIISVIYLNKKNMF from the coding sequence ATGATTTCTATATATAAAAGCACAAACGAAGCTACTCCAAAGCTTCTCCCCCTGGATTCAATAGAACCTGGCTGTTGGATTAACATGATCGCTCCATCAGAACAAGAAATACTATTTGTATCAAAAAAGACAGGGGTACCTGTAGAATTTTTAAAATCAGCTTTAGATGAAGAGGAATCTTCACGTATAGATATAGAAGATAATAATATACTTATGATTCTAGATATACCATTTACTGAAATGGAAGAAAACTCTCTTACTTACGATACTTATCCTCTTGCTATAATTCATACTGAAAAAGAAATAATAACAATATGTTTAAAAAATAGTAAACTATTAAATGATTTTGTAGAAGCAAATATACGCACTTTTTATACTTTTAAACGTTCTAGATTTATACTACAAGTTCTTTATAGAGTATCTAGCTATTTCTTAGTGTGTCTTCGTCAAATAGATAAAAAAAGCTGGATGATTCAAAAGCAACTTCATAAATCTATGAGTAATAAAGTTCTTATGCAACTATTATCTCTGCAAAATTCTCTAGTATACTTTTCAACATCATTAAAATCAAATGAGATAACCTTAGAGAAAATGATAAAACTTGAGATAATGCAAAAATATGAAGAGGATAAAGAACTACTTGAAGACGTAATAATAGAAAATAAACAGGCTATTGAAATGACAAATATGTATACACATATATTAAGTGCCACTATGGATGCTTCTGCTAATGTTATATCAAACAATCTAAACCTTGTAATGAAACTTTTAGCTACGGTGACTATCGTTATATCTATCCCTAATATATTTTCTGGTATATTTGGTATGAACGTTAAAGGACTTCCTTTCTCTGAACTACCTCCTGGGTCAGGTTTTCTTATAGTAATGTCATTAATATTAACTACAACAATAATAAGTGTCATATATTTAAATAAGAAAAATATGTTTTAA
- a CDS encoding LD-carboxypeptidase gives MVVKKLQIGDTIGLVSPASPEEADSIKKGIGFLRSLGFNVKEGKHIYDKLGYFAGNDEDRAEDLMNMFIDKTIDMILCVRGGYGCMRLLPLLDYDVIKNNPKIFMGFSDITTLLNTLSSKCGFITFHGPMGSSNLEDEETFKSFLNTITKCNKPYALDTWTKIPMDYVNKGCAQGKLVGGNLSLIVSTLGTPYEIDTKDNILFIEDVKEPPYSIDRMLTQLHLSGKLKECRGVIIGQFTDCTLCDYSKSLNLEQILEDRILSLNKPTVLNFMSGHDYPKLTLPIGAKAKINCDKKSLEILEAVVK, from the coding sequence ATGGTAGTGAAAAAATTACAAATAGGAGATACTATAGGTTTGGTTTCCCCTGCTAGTCCAGAAGAGGCTGATAGTATAAAAAAAGGAATAGGTTTTCTAAGATCCCTAGGATTTAACGTAAAAGAAGGAAAGCATATTTATGACAAATTAGGTTACTTTGCTGGAAATGATGAAGATAGAGCAGAAGATTTAATGAATATGTTCATTGATAAAACTATAGACATGATATTATGTGTGAGAGGAGGATATGGTTGCATGAGACTTCTTCCTCTACTAGATTATGATGTAATAAAAAATAATCCTAAGATATTTATGGGCTTCAGTGATATTACAACACTTCTAAATACATTATCATCAAAGTGTGGCTTTATAACTTTTCATGGACCTATGGGTAGTTCAAATTTAGAAGATGAAGAAACTTTTAAAAGCTTTTTAAATACAATAACAAAATGTAATAAACCATATGCACTAGATACTTGGACCAAAATCCCCATGGATTATGTTAATAAAGGATGTGCTCAAGGAAAGCTTGTTGGAGGAAATTTGTCTTTGATTGTATCTACTTTAGGTACACCTTATGAGATAGATACAAAAGATAATATTCTATTTATTGAGGATGTTAAAGAACCCCCTTACTCTATAGATAGAATGCTAACTCAACTTCATCTAAGTGGGAAACTTAAAGAGTGTAGGGGGGTTATAATAGGTCAATTTACAGATTGTACTTTATGTGATTACTCTAAAAGCCTAAATCTAGAACAAATATTAGAAGACAGAATCTTATCTTTAAATAAGCCTACAGTATTAAACTTTATGTCAGGACACGATTATCCCAAATTAACTTTGCCTATAGGTGCAAAAGCCAAAATTAATTGTGATAAAAAATCATTAGAGATACTAGAAGCAGTTGTAAAATAA